A genomic window from Struthio camelus isolate bStrCam1 chromosome 2, bStrCam1.hap1, whole genome shotgun sequence includes:
- the RP9 gene encoding retinitis pigmentosa 9 protein isoform X1 translates to MSHRARRGEAEGGEEGEGGEEEGEEEEDEEGEAARSSQKRHKSHPEPAASGGRTQDRHERKRKKREAQQLQKLQHLESFYEKPPPGLIKENETKPEDCIPDVPGNESAREFLAHAPTKGLWMPLGKEVKVMQCWRCKRYGHRTGDKECPFFIKGNQKLEQFRVAHEDPMYDIIRENKRHEKEMRIQQLKQLLEDSTSEDDDDNSDDSSEDDDDNSSSSTSSECRDKHKKKKRKKEKKKKEKKKKKKKKHKSSKSNERLESD, encoded by the exons ATGTCCCACCGGGCGCGAAGGGGGGAGGccgaggggggggaggagggagaggggggggaggaggagggggaggaggaggaggatgaagaagggGAAGCAGCGAGGAGCAGCCAGAAGCGGCACAAGAGCCATCCGGagccggcggcgagcggcggcaggACGCAGGACCGGcatgagaggaaaaggaagaagcgGGAGgcgcagcagctgcagaagctcCAGCACCTGGAGTCGTT CTATGAGAAACCTCCCCCGGGGCTAATTAAG GAgaatgaaacaaaaccagaagactGCATACCTGATGTACCAGGCAATGAAAGTGCACGAGAATTCCTGGCACATGCCCCAACAAAAGGGCTTTGGATGCCTTTAGGAAAGGAAGTCAAAGTTATGCAGT gttggAGGTGTAAACGTTATGGACACAGAACAGGAGATAAAGAATGCCCATTCTTTATTAAAGGCAATCAGAAATTGGAACAATTTAGAGTA GCACATGAAGATCCAATGTATGATATAATAAGAGAAAATAAACgtcatgaaaaagaaatgag GATACAGCAACTGAAGCAGCTCCTGGAAGACTCTACCtcagaagatgatgatgataacaGTGATGACAGCAGTGAGGATGACGACGACAATAGCAGCAGCTCCACTTCCTCAGAATGTAGAgataaacacaaaaagaaaaagagaaagaaggaaaagaaaaaaaaagaaaagaagaagaaaaaaaagaaaaagcataaatctTCTAAATCTAATGAGAGGTTGGAATCTGACTGA
- the LOC104147248 gene encoding uncharacterized protein isoform X2, giving the protein MLKSLTASLFQCLRGKQKMNTASASESGSYSTNHTRPFFYAQPTAQQPFPNPWYLSHAYNPYCVPAPGFRSGNPYFPFYSVALHEYPGFFVPQHPMHARINRRPYFNAPPPSPMFYHATRFRHYSTPGKKTETKETQTDPRQPENKPKKHQDTHIETKGCDAGNMACVSSGIGTETESTSEKQDSSGSSIVVDREFHNKSPSSSTQYRNLPSGSYAFEKEEVRIEYGNGSPAIQLWKSFKETIPLYDVASGKPVPENIVQRDLFSVSSCEGMIYGPHEGEKLVPGTYIDERKAVLPSKQSAEAMQEKEVQNNEVKLDAEKQVTASQRAKSPPGEAMAVQIAELARSVSIDQPVARQDVLVAKKSSSKRTTGSKTSQEESSLSQQAGLLPSSMEVMSDLSLQQKKLNLSHSATNESQTDKSIWCDESVEKYVPSSSWLACLDNMDTNYNYDVCLPQRKRQSVLSLSSDEMSSREEGSSLDNAPVSYFVPDYVLQKSTYTFQKSTEGLEKEKIKSGGSLNEDEVVGREQINSFDSQDVKKSSTMKIKEASGKGRKLGALPRSSSRKKIYSLKKKAAKSLLEAEDSEEYSVRGEEEDEDGEDEEEEEEEEEEDVDEIEYFFQEATPYGILTPNKGSFYRHVGQKVLWKPPKNAIPAQLISWPIQERIKTKSGLGENIGLAYKPKGKEQDEVVYSDYGYYGRKRPTAKKEGFEHKRVLQKLLGGRLLRENMVIPAEEFWIRSGAKPKLTSRIRSSLSPPAKSKEQGCPPLVKPKKKRIGKPPSKRRDTRCEVEELEVWEMPKSNVRKG; this is encoded by the exons ATGTTGAAGTCACTTACCGcttctctttttcagtgtttaagagggaaacaaaaaatgaatacTGCCTCAGCTTCAGAAAGTGGATCATATTCCACAAACCACACAAGACCATTTTTTTATGCACAGCCAACAGCACAACAGCCTTTTCCAAATCCATGGTACCTCAGTCATGCGTATAATCCATACTGCGTACCTGCGCCAG GCTTCCGAAGTGGAAAtccatattttccattttattctgtTGCACTCCATGAGTACCCTGGATTTTTTGTTCCACAGCATCCAATGCATGCAAGAATTAACAGAAGGCCTTATTTTAATGCTCCCCCACCCTCCCCTATGTTTTATCATGCAACACGATTTAGACACTATAGTACCcctgggaaaaaaacagagacaaaGGAAACGCAGACTGATCCTAGACAGCCTGAGAACAAGCCAAAAAAGCATCAAGATACCCATATAGAAACGAAAGGTTGTGATGCAGGAAATATGGCCTGTGTTTCTTCTGGTATAGGTACAGAGACTGAAAGTACTTCAGAGAAACAAGATTCTTCTGGATCTTCCATTGTGGTAGACAGAGAGTTTCATAATAAAAGCCCTTCTAGCTCTACACAGTATAGAAACCTTCCTTCTGGAAGCTATGCCTTTGAGAAGGAGGAAGTAAGAATAGAATATGGAAATGGCTCTCCAGCAATTCAGTTGTGGAAGTCCTTTAAAGAAACTATTCCTTTGTATGATGTGGCAAGTGGTAAACCAGTCCCAGAGAATATAGTGCAGCGTGACTTATTTTCTGTTAGTTCGTGTGAAGGAATGATATATGGCCCTCATGAAGGGGAGAAATTGGTGCCAGGAACTTACATAGATGAGAGAAAAGCTGTTCTGCCTTCAAAACAGAGTGCTGAAGCTATGCAAGAAAAAGAGGTCCAAAATAATGAAGTGAAGCTGGATGCAGAAAAGCAAGTGACTGCAAGCCAAAGGGCAAAATCTCCTCCAGGTGAAGCCATGGCAGTGCAAATAGCAGAACTGGCCAGATCTGTTAGCATTGATCAACCAGTGGCAAGACAGGATGTGCTAGTAGCCAAGAAATCTAGCTCTAAAAGAACTACAGGCTCAAAAACCTCTCAAGAAGAGTCCAGCCTTAGTCAACAAGCAGGACTGCTCCCATCTAGTATGGAGGTAATGAGTGACTTGAGTTTACAGCAGAAAAAGCTGAATCTAAGCCACAGTGCAACCAATGAAAGTCAAACTGATAAAAGTATTTGGTGTGATGAGTCAGTTGAGAAGTATGTTCCTTCTAGCAGCTGGCTGGCTTGTTTGGACAACATGGACACAAACTACAACTATGATGTGTGTTTGCCACAACGGAAACGTCAAAGTGTACTCAGTCTTTCTTCTGATGAGATGTCCTCTAGAGAGGAAGGTTCCTCACTTGATAATGCCCCGGTGTCTTATTTTGTCCCCGACTACGTGCTTCAGAAAAGCACATACACTTTCCAGAAGAGTACAGAGGgcttggagaaagagaaaattaaaagtgGTGGGTCCCTAAATGAAGATGAAGTGGTAGGAAGGGAGCAGATCAACAGTTTTGATAGCCAGGATGTCAAAAAATCTTCAACCATGAAGATTAAAGAGGCTTCTGGTAAAGGTAGAAAGCTGGGAGCCCTTCCTAGGTCTTCTAGccggaaaaaaatctattctctcAAGAAAAAAGCTGCTAAGAGTTTGTTGGAAGCTGAGGACTCGGAGGAATACTCTgtgaggggagaagaggaggatgaagatggagaggatgaggaggaggaagaggaggaggaggaggaggatgtggaTGAAATTGAATATTTCTTTCAAGAAGCTACTCCATATGGAATCTTGACACCTAATAAAGGAAGTTTCTACCGGCATGTTGGCCAGAAGGTGCTTTGGAAACCACCTAAAAATGCTATACCAGCTCAGTTAATAAGTTGGCCTATCCAAGAGAGAATAAAAACCAAGAGTGGGCTTGGTGAAAATATTGGTCTAGCTTATAAGCCAAAGGGGAAGGAACAGGATGAAGTGGTATACAGTGACTATGGATATTATGGAAGAAAGAGGCCTACTGCAAAAAAAGAAGGATTTGAACACAAGAGAGTACTACAGAAGTTATTGGGAG gaaGGCTATTAAGGGAAAACATGGTGATACCAGCTGAAGAGTTTTGGATTAGAAGTGGTGCTAAACCCAAACTTACAAGCAGAATACGTAGTAGTCTCTCACCTCCAGCCAAGAGCAAAGAACAAG GTTGCCCGCCTTTGGTTaagccaaagaagaaaagaataggcAAGCCCCCTTCCAAACGCAGAGACACAAGATGTGAGGTAGAAGAACTGGAAGTGTGGGAGATGCCTAAAAGCAATGTGCGCAAAGGTTAG
- the LOC104147248 gene encoding uncharacterized protein isoform X1: protein MLKSLTASLFQCLRGKQKMNTASASESGSYSTNHTRPFFYAQPTAQQPFPNPWYLSHAYNPYCVPAPGFRSGNPYFPFYSVALHEYPGFFVPQHPMHARINRRPYFNAPPPSPMFYHATRFRHYSTPGKKTETKETQTDPRQPENKPKKHQDTHIETKGCDAGNMACVSSGIGTETESTSEKQDSSGSSIVVDREFHNKSPSSSTQYRNLPSGSYAFEKEEVRIEYGNGSPAIQLWKSFKETIPLYDVASGKPVPENIVQRDLFSVSSCEGMIYGPHEGEKLVPGTYIDERKAVLPSKQSAEAMQEKEVQNNEVKLDAEKQVTASQRAKSPPGEAMAVQIAELARSVSIDQPVARQDVLVAKKSSSKRTTGSKTSQEESSLSQQAGLLPSSMEVMSDLSLQQKKLNLSHSATNESQTDKSIWCDESVEKYVPSSSWLACLDNMDTNYNYDVCLPQRKRQSVLSLSSDEMSSREEGSSLDNAPVSYFVPDYVLQKSTYTFQKSTEGLEKEKIKSGGSLNEDEVVGREQINSFDSQDVKKSSTMKIKEASGKGRKLGALPRSSSRKKIYSLKKKAAKSLLEAEDSEEYSVRGEEEDEDGEDEEEEEEEEEEDVDEIEYFFQEATPYGILTPNKGSFYRHVGQKVLWKPPKNAIPAQLISWPIQERIKTKSGLGENIGLAYKPKGKEQDEVVYSDYGYYGRKRPTAKKEGFEHKRVLQKLLGGRLLRENMVIPAEEFWIRSGAKPKLTSRIRSSLSPPAKSKEQGCPPLVKPKKKRIGKPPSKRRDTRCEVEELEVWEMPKSNVRKGRGTRRSLYKRR from the exons ATGTTGAAGTCACTTACCGcttctctttttcagtgtttaagagggaaacaaaaaatgaatacTGCCTCAGCTTCAGAAAGTGGATCATATTCCACAAACCACACAAGACCATTTTTTTATGCACAGCCAACAGCACAACAGCCTTTTCCAAATCCATGGTACCTCAGTCATGCGTATAATCCATACTGCGTACCTGCGCCAG GCTTCCGAAGTGGAAAtccatattttccattttattctgtTGCACTCCATGAGTACCCTGGATTTTTTGTTCCACAGCATCCAATGCATGCAAGAATTAACAGAAGGCCTTATTTTAATGCTCCCCCACCCTCCCCTATGTTTTATCATGCAACACGATTTAGACACTATAGTACCcctgggaaaaaaacagagacaaaGGAAACGCAGACTGATCCTAGACAGCCTGAGAACAAGCCAAAAAAGCATCAAGATACCCATATAGAAACGAAAGGTTGTGATGCAGGAAATATGGCCTGTGTTTCTTCTGGTATAGGTACAGAGACTGAAAGTACTTCAGAGAAACAAGATTCTTCTGGATCTTCCATTGTGGTAGACAGAGAGTTTCATAATAAAAGCCCTTCTAGCTCTACACAGTATAGAAACCTTCCTTCTGGAAGCTATGCCTTTGAGAAGGAGGAAGTAAGAATAGAATATGGAAATGGCTCTCCAGCAATTCAGTTGTGGAAGTCCTTTAAAGAAACTATTCCTTTGTATGATGTGGCAAGTGGTAAACCAGTCCCAGAGAATATAGTGCAGCGTGACTTATTTTCTGTTAGTTCGTGTGAAGGAATGATATATGGCCCTCATGAAGGGGAGAAATTGGTGCCAGGAACTTACATAGATGAGAGAAAAGCTGTTCTGCCTTCAAAACAGAGTGCTGAAGCTATGCAAGAAAAAGAGGTCCAAAATAATGAAGTGAAGCTGGATGCAGAAAAGCAAGTGACTGCAAGCCAAAGGGCAAAATCTCCTCCAGGTGAAGCCATGGCAGTGCAAATAGCAGAACTGGCCAGATCTGTTAGCATTGATCAACCAGTGGCAAGACAGGATGTGCTAGTAGCCAAGAAATCTAGCTCTAAAAGAACTACAGGCTCAAAAACCTCTCAAGAAGAGTCCAGCCTTAGTCAACAAGCAGGACTGCTCCCATCTAGTATGGAGGTAATGAGTGACTTGAGTTTACAGCAGAAAAAGCTGAATCTAAGCCACAGTGCAACCAATGAAAGTCAAACTGATAAAAGTATTTGGTGTGATGAGTCAGTTGAGAAGTATGTTCCTTCTAGCAGCTGGCTGGCTTGTTTGGACAACATGGACACAAACTACAACTATGATGTGTGTTTGCCACAACGGAAACGTCAAAGTGTACTCAGTCTTTCTTCTGATGAGATGTCCTCTAGAGAGGAAGGTTCCTCACTTGATAATGCCCCGGTGTCTTATTTTGTCCCCGACTACGTGCTTCAGAAAAGCACATACACTTTCCAGAAGAGTACAGAGGgcttggagaaagagaaaattaaaagtgGTGGGTCCCTAAATGAAGATGAAGTGGTAGGAAGGGAGCAGATCAACAGTTTTGATAGCCAGGATGTCAAAAAATCTTCAACCATGAAGATTAAAGAGGCTTCTGGTAAAGGTAGAAAGCTGGGAGCCCTTCCTAGGTCTTCTAGccggaaaaaaatctattctctcAAGAAAAAAGCTGCTAAGAGTTTGTTGGAAGCTGAGGACTCGGAGGAATACTCTgtgaggggagaagaggaggatgaagatggagaggatgaggaggaggaagaggaggaggaggaggaggatgtggaTGAAATTGAATATTTCTTTCAAGAAGCTACTCCATATGGAATCTTGACACCTAATAAAGGAAGTTTCTACCGGCATGTTGGCCAGAAGGTGCTTTGGAAACCACCTAAAAATGCTATACCAGCTCAGTTAATAAGTTGGCCTATCCAAGAGAGAATAAAAACCAAGAGTGGGCTTGGTGAAAATATTGGTCTAGCTTATAAGCCAAAGGGGAAGGAACAGGATGAAGTGGTATACAGTGACTATGGATATTATGGAAGAAAGAGGCCTACTGCAAAAAAAGAAGGATTTGAACACAAGAGAGTACTACAGAAGTTATTGGGAG gaaGGCTATTAAGGGAAAACATGGTGATACCAGCTGAAGAGTTTTGGATTAGAAGTGGTGCTAAACCCAAACTTACAAGCAGAATACGTAGTAGTCTCTCACCTCCAGCCAAGAGCAAAGAACAAG GTTGCCCGCCTTTGGTTaagccaaagaagaaaagaataggcAAGCCCCCTTCCAAACGCAGAGACACAAGATGTGAGGTAGAAGAACTGGAAGTGTGGGAGATGCCTAAAAGCAATGTGCGCAAAG GGCGTGGAACAAGAAGGTCACTCTATAAGAGAAGATAA
- the RP9 gene encoding retinitis pigmentosa 9 protein isoform X2 has product MPPSSAAPRPPLGPRGLETGQRRAGLCSGGSCPVVPKRGPFLSMSSYEKPPPGLIKENETKPEDCIPDVPGNESAREFLAHAPTKGLWMPLGKEVKVMQCWRCKRYGHRTGDKECPFFIKGNQKLEQFRVAHEDPMYDIIRENKRHEKEMRIQQLKQLLEDSTSEDDDDNSDDSSEDDDDNSSSSTSSECRDKHKKKKRKKEKKKKEKKKKKKKKHKSSKSNERLESD; this is encoded by the exons ATGCCACCGTCGTCTGCTGCTCCCCGGCCTCCCTTAGGGCCACGAGGCCTCGAAACGGGGCAGAGACGCGCCGGGCTCTGCAGTGGCGGTAGTTGTCCTGTCGTTCCAAAACGCGGCCCGTTTTTATCCATGAGTAG CTATGAGAAACCTCCCCCGGGGCTAATTAAG GAgaatgaaacaaaaccagaagactGCATACCTGATGTACCAGGCAATGAAAGTGCACGAGAATTCCTGGCACATGCCCCAACAAAAGGGCTTTGGATGCCTTTAGGAAAGGAAGTCAAAGTTATGCAGT gttggAGGTGTAAACGTTATGGACACAGAACAGGAGATAAAGAATGCCCATTCTTTATTAAAGGCAATCAGAAATTGGAACAATTTAGAGTA GCACATGAAGATCCAATGTATGATATAATAAGAGAAAATAAACgtcatgaaaaagaaatgag GATACAGCAACTGAAGCAGCTCCTGGAAGACTCTACCtcagaagatgatgatgataacaGTGATGACAGCAGTGAGGATGACGACGACAATAGCAGCAGCTCCACTTCCTCAGAATGTAGAgataaacacaaaaagaaaaagagaaagaaggaaaagaaaaaaaaagaaaagaagaagaaaaaaaagaaaaagcataaatctTCTAAATCTAATGAGAGGTTGGAATCTGACTGA